In Halorubrum sp. PV6, a single window of DNA contains:
- a CDS encoding GAF domain-containing protein, which translates to MEPDPADGRDVPALDAFRGSEPAGGGPRRVLLVDDEPGAADLAATHVERLVDGVETVTRTSPADALAVVREQRVDCVVSDYNMPESDGLELLEDVRAVDPGLPFVLFTGRGSEEIASEAISAGVTDYLQKGVGRDRFEMLANSVENALDRQRVERDLRGVNAKVTAIHEFASDVAAAEDAEDVLTRLVSAAERILSFDRCVSVRRHGDQLIPAARSENVSEDEVRTFDVGEGVVGATVAEERTIVVDNLSVDPSDPEELEDPNDPGRETAGRATEAASAPADDQRRAEELADPVGDDIRSAISVPIGSYGAFQAVSDGYAAFDRSDVEFAELLAAHAADALEQIETENTLRTERDRVAALFDDLPLPVARAVSSPGDTPKLDAVNDAFEAVFGLSGPDLDYATIREGIVPEGSEDVDPLPVIDAAEPLQREVERETTDGRRNFILNVLPVEQPNETIVYALYADIDEQKRVARTLRRLHETTREMLRGEDREEIASIATRAAIDILEFPSSGVRLYDPDTNTLLPTAISREATDALGERPAYGPGSGRLWEAFETGELVVVDDLNEVETAIGYGEHRSLLIVPLGDHGIMPLGSREPGVFDDTAVQLARVLGANVTVALDHAQRTAQLRERDAELQREIDRLEKFAGLVSHDLRNPLNVAAGRLALAQGKVDDEGAREELEAVAAAHDRMEELIEDLLALARHGQTVDEPEPVSLAETAARAWQTVDTGDAVLRRPDDSLAVEADPERLRTLLENLFTNSVEHGATAADAGAADHTTVTVGPLSDGFYVADDGPGFEMDPEEAVEYGISSDPSGTGFGLAIVREIAAAHGWTLTVTDDDGVRFAFRTDG; encoded by the coding sequence ATGGAGCCCGATCCCGCGGACGGCCGAGACGTTCCCGCGCTCGACGCCTTCCGCGGATCGGAGCCGGCCGGCGGGGGCCCGCGGCGAGTGCTGCTCGTCGACGACGAACCGGGCGCCGCCGACCTCGCGGCCACCCACGTCGAGCGCCTCGTCGACGGCGTCGAGACGGTGACGCGGACCTCGCCGGCGGACGCGCTCGCGGTGGTCCGCGAACAGCGCGTCGACTGTGTCGTCAGCGACTACAACATGCCCGAAAGCGACGGGCTCGAACTCCTCGAAGACGTTCGGGCGGTCGACCCCGGACTCCCATTCGTGCTGTTTACCGGCCGCGGGAGCGAGGAGATCGCGAGCGAGGCGATCTCGGCGGGCGTCACCGACTACCTCCAGAAGGGCGTCGGCCGCGACCGCTTCGAGATGCTCGCGAACAGCGTCGAAAACGCCCTCGACCGGCAACGCGTCGAGCGCGACCTCCGGGGGGTGAACGCGAAGGTCACCGCGATCCACGAGTTCGCCTCCGACGTGGCCGCGGCGGAAGACGCGGAAGACGTGTTAACGCGTCTCGTCTCCGCCGCCGAGCGAATACTGTCGTTCGACCGCTGCGTCTCTGTCCGCCGCCACGGCGACCAACTCATCCCTGCGGCGCGCTCGGAGAACGTCAGCGAAGACGAGGTCAGGACGTTCGACGTCGGCGAAGGCGTCGTCGGGGCCACCGTCGCCGAGGAGCGCACCATCGTCGTCGACAACCTCAGCGTCGACCCGTCTGACCCGGAGGAGCTCGAAGACCCGAACGACCCCGGACGGGAGACGGCGGGCAGGGCCACGGAAGCGGCATCAGCCCCCGCGGACGATCAGCGTCGCGCCGAGGAGCTGGCCGACCCGGTCGGCGACGACATTCGCTCTGCGATCAGCGTCCCGATCGGTTCGTACGGCGCGTTTCAGGCCGTCTCCGACGGGTACGCCGCCTTCGACCGGAGCGACGTCGAGTTCGCCGAGCTGCTGGCCGCGCACGCGGCCGACGCGCTCGAACAGATCGAGACGGAGAACACGCTGCGGACCGAGCGAGACCGGGTGGCGGCGCTCTTCGACGACCTCCCGCTGCCGGTGGCGAGGGCCGTTTCGTCGCCGGGGGACACGCCGAAGCTCGACGCCGTCAACGACGCGTTCGAGGCGGTGTTCGGACTCTCCGGGCCGGACCTCGACTACGCGACGATCCGCGAGGGGATCGTTCCGGAGGGGAGCGAGGATGTCGACCCCCTCCCGGTGATAGACGCCGCGGAGCCGCTACAGCGGGAGGTTGAGCGGGAGACGACCGACGGGCGCCGCAACTTCATCCTCAACGTCCTCCCGGTCGAACAGCCGAACGAGACGATCGTCTACGCCCTCTACGCCGACATCGACGAGCAGAAGCGGGTCGCACGGACCCTCCGGCGGCTCCACGAGACGACGCGGGAGATGCTCCGGGGCGAGGACCGCGAGGAGATCGCGTCGATCGCCACCCGAGCCGCGATCGACATCTTAGAGTTCCCGAGCAGCGGGGTCCGGCTGTACGACCCCGACACGAACACGCTGTTGCCGACCGCGATCAGCCGGGAGGCGACCGACGCGCTCGGCGAGCGCCCCGCGTACGGCCCCGGAAGCGGGCGCCTCTGGGAGGCGTTCGAGACGGGCGAGCTGGTCGTCGTCGACGACCTCAACGAGGTCGAGACCGCCATCGGCTACGGCGAGCACCGGAGCCTGCTCATCGTCCCGCTCGGCGACCACGGCATCATGCCGCTCGGCTCGCGGGAGCCGGGCGTGTTCGACGACACGGCGGTGCAGTTGGCGCGGGTCCTCGGCGCGAACGTGACCGTGGCGCTCGACCACGCGCAGCGCACGGCGCAGCTCCGCGAGCGCGACGCGGAGTTACAGCGGGAGATCGACCGCCTCGAAAAGTTCGCCGGCCTCGTCTCTCACGACCTCCGGAACCCGCTCAACGTCGCCGCCGGGCGGCTCGCCCTCGCGCAGGGGAAGGTCGACGACGAGGGCGCGCGCGAGGAGCTCGAAGCGGTCGCGGCCGCCCACGACCGGATGGAAGAGCTCATCGAGGACCTGCTCGCGCTGGCGCGACACGGCCAGACGGTCGACGAGCCGGAACCGGTCTCGCTCGCGGAGACGGCCGCGAGGGCGTGGCAGACCGTCGACACGGGGGACGCGGTGTTGCGGCGTCCCGACGACTCGCTCGCGGTCGAGGCCGACCCGGAGCGCCTGCGGACGCTCTTGGAGAACCTGTTTACCAACAGCGTCGAACACGGCGCGACCGCCGCCGACGCGGGGGCGGCCGACCACACTACGGTCACGGTCGGCCCGCTCTCAGACGGCTTCTACGTCGCCGACGACGGCCCCGGTTTCGAGATGGACCCCGAGGAGGCGGTCGAGTACGGCATCTCGAGTGACCCGTCCGGGACGGGCTTCGGGCTCGCGATCGTCCGGGAGATCGCGGCCGCACACGGCTGGACGCTCACGGTGACCGACGACGACGGTGTGCGGTTCGCGTTCCGAACCGACGGCTGA